In Primulina eburnea isolate SZY01 chromosome 3, ASM2296580v1, whole genome shotgun sequence, one DNA window encodes the following:
- the LOC140827230 gene encoding uncharacterized protein yields the protein MERPLCPKCGEPHKGECLMGSGRCYRCKEMGHTAQKCPISSDKGKVQGRIFTMTKEGANPDSSVISGNILISGKEALTLIDTGATHSFMFEVFMHSLSREPTVMSLHFNIMLPSGDEICPTNILKACPVQMGTRLLYAEFIVIPMVAFDVILGMDWLSVYRAVIDCVGKTVKFLIDDHENNEIVGLGSSISTPVISCLQAIKLLNKGCTSFLALVSDVNRDSNVQLQNIEVVQEYSDVFADDVPGLPLDREVEFVIELSPGTTPISKAPNRMAPIEMKELKNQLQELLDKDASKRGLGAVLMQRGKVIAYASRQLK from the exons ATGGAGCGACCATTATGTCCTAAATGTGGCGAGCCACATAAAGGTGAGTGTCTAATGGGAAGTGGTCGATGTTATAGATGTAAAGAAATGGGGCATACAGCACAGAAGTGTCCCATCTCATCTGATAAAGGAAAAGTTCAAGGAAGAATCTTTACGATGACAAAAGAAGGAGCCAATCCTGATTCTTCAGTCATATCAGGTAATATTCTAATATCTGGAAAGGAAGCACTTAcgttgattgatactggtgcaactCATTCCTTTATGTTTGAAGTATTTATGCACTCTTTATCTCGAGAACCTACTGTCATGTCGTTACATTTTAATATTATGTTGCCCTCTGGTGATGAAATTTGTCCCACAAATATCCTTAAGGCATGTCCGGTACAGATGGGTACGAGATTGTTGTATGCTGAATTTATTGTGATTCCGATGGTTGCTTTTGATGTTATATTGGGTATGGACTGGTTATCTGTTTATCGTGCAGTAATTGATTGTGTGGGAAAGACCGTGAAGTTTTTAATTGATGACCATGAGAATAATGAAATTGTTGGTCTAGGCTCATCGATTAGTACTCCCGTTATTTCGTGCTTGCAAGCTATTAAATTGTTGAATAAGGGATGTACTAGTTTTCTGGCCTTAGTATCGGATGTAAATAGGGACAGTAATGTGCAATTACAGAATATTGAAGTGGTCCAGGAATATTCTGATGTATTTGCTGATGATGTGCCTGGGTTACCTCTTGATCGAGAGGTAGaatttgttattgaattgagtcCAGGTACAACCCCAATCTCTAAAGCTCCAAACAGAATGGCTCCAATAGAGATGAAGGAATTGAAGAATCAATTGCAGGAgttattagataaag ATGCTTCAAAGCGGGGGTTAGGTGCTGTGTTGATGCAACGTGGGAaagtgatcgcttatgcttctcgtcagctaAAAtaa